One window of Mesorhizobium loti R88b genomic DNA carries:
- a CDS encoding dimethylarginine dimethylaminohydrolase family protein — protein MTVHDRIVAEPFSLQRRNPTGGTKPLTSWGFANETDVLTDVLLGSPNFLRHLSTSSLSRKHLREAPCNVQIAQAQHKDLVAAYEHFGVNIHWHEPTPELPMQVYSRDSSVMTPYGAFITAMANWWRRGENYAAIRTYEKLGIPIYDMVTAGTFEGGDFNVIEEGVVLIGCGGARTQEEGARQVQSWFEKEGWETRLAFIDEYYVHIDLMVVPIAEKLTAVCLACTEPGIVDWLKGKGHEIIDVPFQDTMALGCNFMSLGKDRVIAPTSSKTLIEKLKARGFEVAAVDMSEISKTGGGIHCMAQALKREAA, from the coding sequence ATGACCGTTCATGATCGCATCGTCGCCGAGCCGTTTTCGCTGCAGCGCCGCAATCCGACTGGCGGCACCAAGCCGCTGACATCATGGGGCTTCGCCAACGAAACCGACGTGCTGACCGACGTGCTGCTCGGCTCACCGAATTTCCTCCGCCACCTGTCGACCAGCTCGCTGTCGCGCAAACATCTGCGCGAGGCGCCCTGCAACGTCCAGATCGCCCAGGCGCAGCACAAGGACCTGGTCGCCGCCTACGAGCATTTTGGCGTCAACATCCACTGGCACGAGCCGACGCCGGAACTGCCGATGCAGGTCTATTCCCGCGATTCCAGCGTCATGACACCCTATGGCGCCTTCATCACCGCCATGGCCAACTGGTGGCGACGCGGCGAGAATTATGCCGCCATCCGCACCTACGAGAAACTCGGCATCCCGATCTACGACATGGTCACCGCAGGCACTTTCGAGGGCGGTGACTTCAACGTCATCGAGGAAGGCGTGGTGCTGATCGGCTGCGGCGGCGCCCGCACGCAGGAGGAAGGCGCCCGTCAGGTGCAGTCCTGGTTCGAGAAAGAGGGCTGGGAGACGCGTCTCGCCTTCATCGACGAATACTATGTCCATATCGACCTGATGGTGGTGCCGATCGCCGAAAAGCTCACCGCCGTCTGCCTCGCCTGCACCGAACCCGGCATTGTCGACTGGCTGAAGGGCAAGGGCCACGAGATCATCGACGTGCCGTTCCAGGACACGATGGCGCTCGGCTGCAACTTCATGTCGCTGGGCAAGGACCGGGTCATCGCGCCGACCTCCTCGAAGACGCTGATCGAAAAGCTCAAGGCGCGCGGCTTCGAGGTCGCGGCCGTCGACATGAGCGAGATCTCCAAGACCGGCGGCGGCATCCACTGCATGGCACAGGCGCTGAAGCGCGAAGCAGCATGA
- a CDS encoding transglycosylase domain-containing protein — MVNPEPRKRRGPIASRLLAMDAWVDSSLYEVGFKARQFWEGATIFSRRFRLKGWRRGIIELLSEGFTLGAGGMVVMLALAIPAFHDTTGDWRAQGDFAVTFLDRYGNEIGQRGIIQRDSVPVDEMPDHVIKAVLATEDRRFFEHYGIDVLGLSRAIFENVRANSVVQGGSSITQQLAKNLFLTNERTFERKIKEAFLSLWLEANLSKKEILQLYLDRAYMGGGTFGIEAAADFYFGKSVKDLNLAEAAMLAGLFKAPTKYAPHINLPAARARANVVLSNLVDSGFMTEGQVLQARLHPADVVDRGEQKSPDYYLDWAFDEVKKIAKPGQHSLVAHTTFDANIQKAAEESVEFHLRQFGKEYNVTEGAVVVIETNGAVRAIVGGRDYGASQFNRATKALRQTGSSFKPYVYATAMEHGFTPNSIISGGPISWGNWSPHNYAGESAGNITLIMAMAKSINTVPVRLAKDHLGIAPIKAMAESFGVESPLEGHKTMVLGTSGMTVMDQATGYSVFAQNGFVGSRHGITQLVTRTGDVVYDWTKDAPPPHRVLSEQALKSMNTMLAAVPVMGTGRRALIPNIVVAGKTGTTQSYRDAWFVGFTGNYTAAVWLGNDDFTPTKNMTGGTLPAMVWQRLMVYAHQNIDLKPIPGIDKPFVDEEIAAKAAEAQKKSEDQAAADAAAERPPVLSSRTTQTLRDMTRLFETAPRLDAPAPPETLSAL; from the coding sequence ATGGTCAACCCTGAACCGCGCAAGAGAAGAGGTCCGATCGCGTCGCGCCTTCTGGCGATGGATGCCTGGGTCGATTCCTCGCTCTATGAGGTCGGGTTCAAGGCGCGCCAGTTCTGGGAAGGCGCGACGATCTTCTCGCGGCGTTTCCGTCTCAAAGGCTGGCGCCGCGGCATCATCGAACTGTTGAGCGAAGGTTTCACGCTTGGCGCCGGCGGCATGGTGGTGATGCTGGCGCTGGCAATCCCGGCCTTCCACGATACGACCGGTGACTGGCGCGCCCAGGGCGACTTCGCCGTCACCTTCCTCGACCGCTACGGAAATGAGATCGGCCAGCGCGGCATCATCCAGCGCGACTCCGTGCCGGTCGACGAGATGCCCGATCACGTCATCAAGGCGGTGCTTGCCACAGAGGATCGCCGCTTTTTCGAGCATTATGGCATCGACGTGCTCGGCCTTTCGCGCGCGATCTTCGAGAATGTGCGGGCGAACTCGGTCGTCCAGGGTGGTTCGAGCATTACCCAGCAATTGGCCAAGAACCTGTTCCTGACCAATGAGCGCACCTTCGAGCGCAAGATCAAGGAAGCCTTCCTGTCGCTGTGGCTCGAAGCCAATCTGTCGAAGAAGGAAATCCTGCAGCTCTACCTCGACCGCGCCTATATGGGCGGCGGCACCTTCGGCATCGAGGCGGCGGCCGACTTCTATTTCGGCAAGAGTGTCAAGGACTTGAACCTTGCCGAGGCGGCGATGCTGGCCGGCCTGTTCAAGGCGCCGACCAAATACGCCCCCCACATCAACCTGCCGGCGGCGCGCGCCCGCGCCAATGTGGTGCTGTCCAACCTCGTCGATTCAGGCTTCATGACCGAGGGCCAGGTGCTGCAGGCAAGGCTGCATCCGGCCGACGTCGTCGACCGCGGCGAACAGAAGAGCCCTGACTACTACCTCGACTGGGCCTTTGACGAGGTCAAGAAGATCGCCAAGCCGGGGCAGCACTCGCTGGTCGCGCACACCACTTTCGACGCCAACATCCAGAAGGCGGCGGAGGAGTCCGTCGAGTTCCACCTGCGCCAGTTCGGCAAGGAGTATAACGTCACCGAAGGTGCCGTGGTGGTCATCGAGACCAATGGCGCGGTGCGGGCGATCGTCGGCGGCCGCGACTACGGCGCCAGCCAGTTCAACCGCGCCACCAAGGCGCTGCGCCAGACCGGTTCGTCGTTCAAACCTTATGTCTATGCCACGGCGATGGAACACGGCTTTACGCCGAACTCGATCATCTCGGGCGGACCGATCAGCTGGGGCAACTGGTCACCGCACAATTATGCCGGCGAATCCGCCGGCAACATCACGCTGATCATGGCGATGGCCAAGTCGATCAACACGGTGCCGGTGCGGCTGGCCAAGGACCATCTCGGCATCGCACCCATCAAGGCGATGGCGGAGTCATTCGGGGTGGAATCACCGCTGGAGGGGCACAAGACTATGGTCCTCGGCACCTCGGGCATGACCGTGATGGACCAGGCGACGGGCTACAGCGTGTTCGCTCAGAACGGCTTCGTCGGTTCCAGGCACGGCATCACCCAGCTCGTTACCCGCACCGGCGACGTGGTGTATGACTGGACCAAGGACGCACCGCCGCCGCACCGGGTGCTGTCAGAGCAGGCGCTGAAATCGATGAACACCATGCTGGCGGCGGTGCCGGTGATGGGTACGGGTCGGCGGGCGCTCATTCCCAACATCGTCGTCGCCGGCAAGACCGGGACGACGCAATCCTACCGCGACGCCTGGTTTGTCGGCTTTACCGGCAACTACACAGCGGCCGTGTGGCTGGGCAATGACGATTTCACCCCGACCAAGAACATGACGGGCGGCACGCTGCCGGCAATGGTCTGGCAACGGCTGATGGTCTATGCGCACCAGAACATCGATCTGAAGCCGATCCCCGGCATCGACAAACCGTTTGTCGACGAGGAGATCGCGGCCAAGGCCGCGGAAGCGCAGAAGAAGAGCGAGGACCAGGCAGCAGCCGATGCCGCTGCCGAACGCCCGCCGGTGCTGTCCAGCCGAACCACGCAGACTTTGAGGGACATGACCCGGCTGTTCGAGACAGCGCCCCGGCTCGACGCCCCCGCCCCGCCCGAAACGCTTTCGGCGCTGTGA
- a CDS encoding DUF1214 domain-containing protein: MLKNAFLMLLSLAIAIGGGGASVWYALKIQDGVGAIRIGQWTAFPDIGTPAADPYSKARVAREGVLALGRAEGLSFVAENDAAGDQLKRECTYRIEGGFPTARFWTLYAADQSLGVVETGKPRLAALQSYEVLRQADNSVIISVGHHPMPGNWLLTDGSGRMYFVLTFYDTPIASSTGLSDVSLPRIVKAGCDA, encoded by the coding sequence ATGCTCAAGAACGCCTTCCTGATGCTGCTTTCGCTTGCCATAGCCATTGGCGGCGGCGGCGCCAGCGTCTGGTATGCGCTGAAGATCCAGGATGGCGTCGGCGCGATCCGGATCGGCCAATGGACCGCCTTTCCCGACATCGGCACGCCGGCCGCCGACCCCTATTCCAAGGCGCGCGTGGCACGCGAGGGCGTGCTTGCACTCGGCCGCGCCGAAGGCTTGTCCTTCGTCGCGGAAAATGACGCTGCCGGCGACCAGCTCAAGCGGGAATGCACCTACAGAATAGAGGGCGGATTTCCGACCGCCCGCTTCTGGACGCTCTATGCCGCCGATCAATCGCTCGGTGTCGTCGAGACAGGCAAGCCGCGACTTGCCGCGCTTCAGTCCTATGAGGTGCTACGCCAAGCCGACAATTCGGTGATCATTTCTGTCGGCCACCACCCAATGCCCGGCAACTGGCTTTTGACCGACGGATCGGGGCGGATGTATTTCGTCCTGACCTTCTACGACACGCCGATTGCCAGCAGCACCGGCCTGTCCGACGTCTCGCTGCCCAGGATCGTGAAGGCCGGCTGCGATGCGTAA
- a CDS encoding DUF1254 domain-containing protein, which yields MRNVLAALRRLFHAVLLGLVGAGIVHIVVLLLVPEFSERDAWSRLSMASDLYRMNRLDAEAGGAPVVKSVDPLFYATACRFDLEEGMVRIKAPGNVPFWSVSVYDRNGHNIYSFNDHTATGGKLDAVVLTPAQMIDVRKDLPEDLQGAIFVEAPIDEGIFVIRSFVPDDSWKPIVSRFLDQSSCELQDF from the coding sequence ATGCGTAACGTCCTGGCAGCACTACGCCGTCTTTTCCATGCCGTCCTGCTCGGCCTGGTCGGCGCCGGCATCGTGCACATCGTGGTGTTGCTTCTGGTACCGGAATTTTCGGAACGCGACGCTTGGTCCCGACTGTCCATGGCGTCCGATCTCTACCGGATGAACCGGCTCGATGCCGAGGCGGGCGGCGCGCCGGTGGTGAAATCGGTCGACCCGCTGTTCTACGCCACGGCCTGCCGGTTCGACCTCGAGGAAGGCATGGTCCGCATCAAGGCGCCGGGAAACGTGCCCTTCTGGTCGGTCTCGGTCTATGACCGCAACGGGCACAACATTTATTCCTTCAACGACCATACGGCGACCGGCGGCAAGCTTGATGCCGTGGTGCTGACGCCGGCGCAGATGATCGACGTGCGCAAGGACTTGCCTGAGGATCTGCAGGGCGCGATCTTCGTCGAAGCGCCCATCGACGAGGGCATCTTCGTCATCCGCAGCTTCGTGCCGGACGACAGCTGGAAGCCGATCGTGTCGCGCTTCCTCGATCAGAGTTCCTGCGAGCTGCAGGATTTCTAG
- a CDS encoding DUF1491 family protein: protein MRVTSDLWVSALLRRVFGAGGFAAVVNRGATEAGAVFVLARGRLGEIALYGPAPQTSYDSAKPDDRFFSLLATGDDPAVLDARLEREKKFDPDIWVVEIEAGTVPVEELISVKTP, encoded by the coding sequence ATGCGCGTCACATCGGATCTGTGGGTTTCGGCCCTGTTGCGCCGGGTTTTCGGCGCCGGCGGCTTTGCCGCCGTGGTCAACCGTGGCGCGACCGAGGCCGGCGCCGTTTTCGTTCTGGCGCGGGGCAGGCTGGGCGAAATCGCCCTCTACGGGCCGGCACCGCAGACAAGTTACGATTCGGCCAAGCCCGACGACCGCTTCTTCAGCCTTCTTGCCACCGGCGATGATCCAGCCGTGCTCGATGCCCGCCTCGAGAGGGAAAAGAAGTTTGATCCCGACATCTGGGTGGTCGAGATCGAGGCTGGCACCGTTCCCGTCGAGGAACTTATTTCCGTGAAGACGCCCTGA
- a CDS encoding peptidoglycan-binding domain-containing protein — MARSAKQPKAVKRRSNAFQDGAIAVGGMISRNPVLVGGSTAFLVTLFYVSANALWYQPFPHAGAFFATRTFQGVPHAAADEPETTINIERPNAAPAPMKGDPVIEQVQGILKDLDFYPGTVDGISGPNTRKAIQAYQQKVGLNASGEIDALLLDQLGATPKTAAVPKPQPRPDVSPAAVPVSLQTNSGQTNSGQTNSGQANAAPIEGPDPRIVKIQAGLKAFGNDDMRLDGVVGARTKAAIKEFQSLFGLPQTGEPDEIVYVKMREIGLTN, encoded by the coding sequence ATGGCTCGCTCCGCAAAACAGCCTAAGGCGGTCAAGCGCCGCAGCAACGCCTTTCAGGACGGCGCTATAGCCGTCGGCGGGATGATTTCGCGCAATCCCGTCCTGGTGGGCGGATCGACCGCCTTCCTGGTGACGCTGTTCTATGTCTCGGCCAACGCGCTGTGGTATCAGCCTTTCCCGCATGCCGGGGCATTCTTCGCCACCCGCACCTTCCAGGGTGTTCCGCACGCCGCCGCCGATGAGCCGGAGACGACGATCAACATCGAGCGGCCGAATGCGGCACCCGCACCGATGAAGGGTGATCCGGTGATCGAGCAGGTGCAGGGCATATTGAAGGATCTCGACTTCTATCCGGGCACGGTCGACGGCATTTCCGGCCCCAACACGCGCAAGGCCATACAGGCCTATCAGCAGAAGGTCGGGCTGAACGCCTCCGGCGAGATAGACGCGCTGCTGCTCGATCAGCTTGGCGCAACGCCGAAGACTGCTGCCGTGCCGAAACCGCAGCCACGTCCCGACGTCTCGCCAGCCGCGGTTCCGGTGTCGTTGCAAACCAATTCGGGGCAAACCAATTCTGGGCAAACAAATTCCGGACAGGCGAATGCCGCCCCGATCGAGGGACCCGATCCCCGCATCGTCAAGATCCAGGCCGGTCTGAAGGCATTCGGCAATGACGACATGCGGCTGGACGGTGTCGTCGGGGCCCGCACCAAGGCGGCGATCAAGGAATTCCAGTCGCTGTTCGGCCTGCCGCAGACCGGTGAGCCCGATGAAATCGTCTACGTCAAGATGCGCGAGATCGGCCTGACCAACTGA
- a CDS encoding sensor histidine kinase yields MVHPSILGQSDRERQRRFIGVMLAAPFFAAGAAVTLVTSGMGAAVTMAAIFAAFGLCWFVALLVAATGKMAVAARIALAMAAVALGGLIAAAGGLSSPVAMLAVALPFEAWWIGASRRTALWGAVSAIVAIALQPLATAFMPITGAQIAAWHWLVPLAWALTLIPRLSAFRDTAGAADTLDSGDRLEDIIDAVVLRIARHGEVLDASAKARTLLKLPPELLSGSGLFDRVHLSDRVCYLSALADMRDGALSRRLELRVRLPQNGNGQNDNRLAADNYRPFTLELVRGVEQSDVFTLVLRENDETARLREELAEANEAAVAAEVAKGRFLAVVSHELRTPLNAIIGFSDMLLHEMFGAFKDPRQKEYVTLVRDSGQHLLAVVTSILDVSRIESGAYATEPEPFRFMEAVDMCQSMMRLQAQAKNIDLQAQIAPDAGDINADRRAVQQILINLVSNAIKFTPDGGDVVVGAKRIGSRLHFWVRDTGIGIAEEDFANLGKPFMQIQNDYTRRFEGTGLGLSLVKGLVALHEGTMSIESMQGEGTTVTISLPVNGPKGRPANQAGVLTMPVTRAKGDRNGSLRKTA; encoded by the coding sequence ATGGTCCATCCCTCCATTCTTGGGCAGAGCGACCGCGAGCGCCAGCGCCGCTTCATCGGCGTCATGCTGGCGGCGCCGTTCTTTGCCGCCGGCGCTGCGGTCACGCTGGTCACATCGGGCATGGGTGCCGCGGTCACCATGGCTGCCATCTTCGCGGCCTTCGGCCTGTGCTGGTTCGTCGCCTTGCTGGTGGCGGCGACCGGCAAGATGGCCGTGGCGGCGCGGATCGCCCTGGCGATGGCGGCTGTTGCTCTTGGCGGTCTCATCGCCGCCGCCGGCGGGTTGAGTTCTCCTGTCGCCATGCTTGCCGTGGCGCTGCCCTTCGAAGCCTGGTGGATCGGCGCGTCGCGGCGTACGGCCCTGTGGGGGGCTGTTTCGGCCATTGTCGCCATTGCTCTTCAGCCTCTGGCCACGGCCTTCATGCCAATCACGGGCGCGCAGATCGCTGCCTGGCACTGGCTGGTGCCATTGGCCTGGGCGCTGACGCTGATCCCGCGCCTGTCGGCGTTTCGCGACACCGCCGGCGCGGCCGACACGCTGGATAGCGGTGATCGGCTGGAAGATATCATCGATGCGGTGGTGTTGCGGATCGCCCGCCACGGCGAGGTGCTCGATGCGTCCGCCAAAGCGCGCACACTTTTGAAATTGCCGCCGGAACTGCTTTCCGGAAGCGGCTTGTTCGACCGCGTCCATCTGTCGGACCGCGTCTGCTATCTCAGCGCCCTGGCCGACATGCGTGACGGCGCCCTGTCGCGCCGCCTCGAATTGCGCGTCAGGCTGCCTCAGAATGGCAACGGCCAGAATGACAATCGCCTGGCGGCCGACAATTACCGGCCATTCACGCTGGAGCTGGTGCGCGGTGTGGAACAGAGCGACGTCTTCACGCTGGTCCTGCGCGAGAATGACGAGACTGCCCGGCTGCGCGAGGAACTGGCAGAAGCCAATGAGGCAGCGGTCGCCGCTGAAGTGGCCAAGGGGCGGTTCCTGGCGGTGGTGAGCCATGAGTTGCGCACGCCACTGAACGCCATCATCGGCTTCTCGGACATGCTGCTGCACGAGATGTTCGGCGCCTTCAAGGATCCGCGCCAGAAGGAATATGTCACCCTGGTGCGGGATTCGGGCCAGCACCTTTTGGCCGTCGTGACATCCATACTCGACGTATCGAGGATCGAATCGGGCGCCTACGCGACCGAACCGGAGCCGTTCCGGTTCATGGAAGCTGTCGACATGTGCCAGTCGATGATGCGGCTGCAGGCGCAGGCCAAGAACATTGACCTGCAGGCGCAGATCGCACCCGACGCCGGCGACATCAATGCGGATCGCCGCGCCGTGCAGCAGATCCTGATCAACCTCGTCTCCAACGCGATCAAGTTCACACCCGATGGCGGCGACGTCGTCGTCGGCGCCAAGCGGATCGGTTCACGCCTGCATTTCTGGGTCAGGGACACCGGCATCGGCATTGCCGAGGAGGATTTCGCCAATCTCGGCAAGCCCTTCATGCAGATCCAGAACGACTATACCCGCCGTTTCGAGGGGACCGGTCTTGGCCTGTCACTGGTGAAGGGCCTGGTGGCACTGCACGAAGGTACCATGTCGATCGAAAGCATGCAGGGTGAGGGCACCACGGTGACCATCAGCCTGCCGGTCAACGGGCCGAAGGGGCGCCCGGCCAACCAGGCAGGGGTGCTGACGATGCCGGTGACGAGGGCGAAAGGGGACAGAAATGGCTCGCTCCGCAAAACAGCCTAA
- a CDS encoding DUF5330 domain-containing protein, translating into MFFLIRMAFWFSLVLLALPLSVGSDEPGQESVGPIQALFAARDAVGDIAGICERKPDVCETGKSAMHTITARAKETAKIAAAMLDDKSAGPDTSTMTASVPEEIVLPETVNLPIRN; encoded by the coding sequence ATGTTCTTCCTGATAAGAATGGCTTTCTGGTTTTCACTGGTGCTGCTGGCGCTGCCGCTGAGTGTCGGTTCCGACGAGCCGGGCCAGGAAAGCGTCGGGCCGATCCAGGCTCTGTTCGCGGCACGCGATGCGGTGGGCGACATTGCCGGCATCTGCGAGCGCAAACCCGATGTCTGTGAAACCGGCAAGTCGGCGATGCACACCATCACCGCGCGCGCCAAGGAGACGGCCAAGATCGCGGCCGCCATGCTGGACGACAAGTCCGCCGGCCCCGATACCTCGACAATGACGGCCAGCGTGCCGGAAGAAATCGTCCTGCCCGAGACCGTCAACCTACCGATAAGGAATTAA
- a CDS encoding SufE family protein yields the protein MTTTIQTIRDDFSFLDEWEDRYRYVIELGEALPPFPDEQRNAANKVPGCVSQVWLTTEREPGSDPVITFTGDSDAHIVRGLVAIMLALFSGKTASEIQKTDAEATLKELGLDEHLSPQRANGLRSMVKRIKRDAEMALAQTA from the coding sequence ATGACGACCACGATCCAGACGATCCGCGACGATTTTTCGTTCCTTGATGAATGGGAAGACCGCTACCGCTATGTGATCGAACTGGGCGAGGCGCTGCCGCCATTTCCCGATGAGCAGCGCAATGCCGCCAACAAGGTGCCAGGTTGCGTCAGCCAGGTCTGGCTGACCACCGAACGGGAACCGGGCAGCGATCCGGTCATCACCTTCACCGGCGATTCGGACGCCCATATCGTGCGCGGACTGGTCGCGATCATGCTGGCGCTGTTTTCCGGAAAGACCGCCAGCGAAATCCAGAAAACCGATGCCGAAGCAACGCTAAAAGAGCTCGGCCTGGACGAGCACCTGTCGCCCCAGCGCGCCAACGGCCTTCGCTCGATGGTCAAGCGCATCAAGCGCGATGCCGAAATGGCACTCGCGCAGACCGCCTGA
- a CDS encoding MucR family transcriptional regulator: MDIVETPSRNNDALIELTADVVAAYVSNNPVPVGELPNLISDVHAALGRVGGTTEQPPADKQKPAVNPKRSVHDDYIVCLEDGKKFKSLKRHLMTHYDLTPDQYREKWNLDPSYPMVAPNYAAARSQLAKKMGLGRKRKAR; the protein is encoded by the coding sequence ATGGATATTGTCGAAACACCTTCCAGAAACAACGATGCGCTGATCGAGCTGACCGCCGATGTGGTGGCCGCCTATGTCAGCAACAATCCCGTGCCGGTCGGCGAACTGCCGAACCTCATATCCGATGTCCATGCCGCTCTCGGGCGTGTGGGCGGCACCACAGAACAGCCCCCTGCCGACAAGCAGAAGCCGGCTGTCAACCCGAAGCGCTCGGTTCATGACGACTACATTGTCTGTCTTGAAGACGGCAAGAAGTTCAAGTCGCTCAAGCGTCACCTGATGACCCACTATGACCTGACGCCGGACCAGTATCGCGAAAAGTGGAATCTCGACCCGAGCTATCCGATGGTTGCGCCGAACTATGCGGCGGCACGCTCGCAGCTCGCCAAGAAAATGGGCCTTGGCCGCAAGCGCAAGGCGCGGTAA
- a CDS encoding S9 family peptidase, with protein sequence MTKTSMFPIASPPTPEKRPVFDTHHGITRTDEYAWLRADNWQEMFRDPSLLDAGIRAELEAENAYQSKLMADTSGLQKQLFKEMKARIKEDDSSVPMQDGPYAYGSSFKLGGEQPRYFRMPRDGGAEQILLDGDLEAEGKAYFRLGGVDHSADHRKLLWAFDDKGSEFYTLRVRDLADGKELADQIQATGGSGVWDAGNDGFFYTRLDPNHRPSKVLFHALGQDPESDRLIYEETDPGFFMNVDGTRNNEWIMIGINDHETSEYRLLSASDPFAEPRLVSAREIGLQYELEEGGDIFFILTNADGAKDFKIMTAPASDPVRANWQELVAHEPGRLILSVIGFKDHMVRLERKEGLPRIVVHDRTSGEEHLLSLDEEAFSLGLSGSYEYDTEIMRFSYSSMTTPAQVFDYNMRTRERVLLKTQEVPSGHDADHYVTRRLMAPAADGELVPISLLHHRDTPLDGSAPCLLYGYGSYGITVPAAFNTNCLSLVDRGFVYAIAHVRGGKDKGYGWYDDGKRATKMNTFTDFIACARHLVAERYTAPDRTVAQGGSAGGMLMGAIANMAPESFGGIVAEVPFVDVLTTMLDATLPLTPPEWPEWGNPIASADDYRTIAAYSPYDNVAALDYPPILALAGLTDPRVTYWEPAKWVARLRDRKSGDNPVLFKINMDSGHAGASGRFSRLEEIAYTYSFALKVTGKAQLTEETLQ encoded by the coding sequence ATGACCAAGACTTCCATGTTTCCGATCGCCAGCCCGCCAACACCCGAAAAGCGGCCGGTCTTCGACACACATCACGGCATCACGCGGACCGATGAATATGCCTGGCTGCGGGCCGACAACTGGCAGGAGATGTTCCGGGACCCTTCCCTGCTCGATGCAGGGATCCGCGCCGAACTCGAAGCGGAAAATGCCTACCAGTCGAAGCTGATGGCCGACACATCAGGCCTGCAGAAGCAACTCTTCAAGGAAATGAAGGCGCGCATCAAGGAAGACGATTCTTCCGTTCCGATGCAGGACGGGCCCTATGCCTACGGTTCTTCCTTCAAGCTCGGCGGCGAGCAGCCACGCTATTTCCGCATGCCACGCGACGGCGGGGCTGAGCAGATCCTGCTCGACGGTGACCTGGAGGCGGAAGGCAAGGCCTATTTCCGGCTCGGCGGCGTTGATCATTCGGCCGATCATCGCAAGCTTTTGTGGGCCTTCGACGACAAGGGGTCGGAATTCTACACGCTGCGCGTGCGCGATCTTGCCGATGGCAAGGAACTGGCGGACCAGATACAAGCCACCGGCGGCTCAGGCGTGTGGGATGCGGGCAATGACGGGTTCTTCTATACGCGTCTCGACCCAAACCACCGCCCCTCGAAGGTGCTGTTCCACGCACTTGGACAAGACCCTGAAAGCGACCGCCTGATCTATGAGGAAACCGACCCCGGTTTCTTCATGAATGTCGACGGCACCCGCAACAACGAATGGATCATGATCGGCATCAACGATCACGAGACCTCGGAATATCGCCTGTTGAGCGCCAGCGACCCATTTGCCGAACCCAGGCTGGTCTCGGCGCGCGAGATCGGCCTGCAGTATGAGCTGGAGGAAGGCGGCGACATCTTCTTCATCCTCACCAACGCCGACGGCGCCAAGGATTTCAAGATCATGACGGCGCCGGCGAGTGATCCGGTCCGCGCCAACTGGCAGGAACTGGTGGCGCACGAGCCGGGCCGGCTGATCCTGTCGGTGATCGGCTTCAAGGACCACATGGTGCGGCTCGAACGCAAGGAGGGCCTGCCGCGCATCGTCGTGCACGACCGCACCAGCGGTGAAGAGCATCTTCTGTCTCTCGATGAAGAGGCTTTCTCGCTCGGCCTGTCGGGTTCCTACGAATACGACACCGAGATCATGCGCTTTTCCTATTCGTCGATGACGACGCCGGCGCAAGTGTTCGACTACAACATGCGCACCCGCGAGCGGGTGTTGCTGAAGACCCAGGAAGTGCCGTCCGGCCATGATGCGGACCACTATGTGACAAGGCGGCTGATGGCGCCCGCCGCCGATGGCGAACTGGTGCCGATCTCGCTTTTGCACCATCGCGACACGCCGCTCGACGGATCCGCACCTTGCCTGCTCTACGGCTACGGCTCCTATGGCATCACCGTGCCGGCGGCCTTCAACACCAATTGCCTATCGCTGGTCGACCGCGGCTTCGTTTACGCCATCGCCCATGTCCGTGGCGGCAAGGACAAGGGTTATGGCTGGTACGACGACGGCAAGCGGGCAACCAAGATGAACACCTTCACCGATTTCATCGCCTGCGCGCGCCACCTCGTTGCCGAACGCTATACCGCGCCTGACCGCACCGTCGCGCAAGGCGGCTCGGCCGGCGGCATGCTGATGGGCGCCATCGCCAACATGGCGCCCGAAAGCTTCGGCGGCATCGTTGCCGAGGTGCCGTTCGTCGACGTGCTCACCACCATGCTCGACGCGACCCTGCCGCTGACGCCGCCGGAATGGCCGGAATGGGGCAACCCGATCGCGTCCGCCGACGACTACCGGACGATCGCCGCCTACTCGCCCTACGACAATGTCGCGGCACTCGACTATCCGCCGATCCTGGCGCTCGCTGGTCTCACCGATCCGCGCGTCACCTATTGGGAGCCGGCCAAATGGGTGGCGCGGCTGCGCGACCGCAAGAGCGGCGACAATCCGGTGCTGTTCAAGATCAACATGGATTCCGGCCATGCCGGTGCGTCAGGCCGGTTCTCACGCCTGGAAGAGATCGCCTACACCTATTCCTTCGCGCTGAAGGTGACGGGCAAGGCGCAGCTTACCGAGGAGACCCTCCAATGA